A window of Candidatus Avedoeria danica genomic DNA:
AGCACGACGATGCGGCTGACGGTCGCGTCGGGGGCGGCGGGCGTCGGAGGCGGGCCAGCGGCGGCGGGCGGCGCGCTCGCGTGAAGGGCGCCGGCGAGCGCCATTGCGACCGCCAGGGCGCCGGCGACCGTGGTCGGGGTGCGGGAGATCCGCCTTGTGCGGCGGAGCTGGGCACGGGGGAATGCGTTCATTGTCCTATTAGAACGCCGAAAGCGGGCAAAGAGTGTCACCGTTGTGGTGGCGCGTCGTAATCGCCGTCGCACGTGTCGGGCGCCCAGAGGCCGCGGTCGGCGCGGCGCGCGGCGGCGGCGGCGGCGCGGAAGGTGTCGCGCAGGACGTACGGACCGTCGAACGTCGCTTCGTTCGCGTAGCCTTCGGCGATGAGCGACTGGTTGAGGAGCGTCCCGTCCGGCAGCCAGGCGTAGGCCAGCAGCCGGCCATAGCGGTCGCGCTCGCTCTCGGTCGGGTCGCCGGCCAGCCAAACTTCGCTCTCGCCGATCAGCTCCGTCAGGCGCGCGGTGGCCTCGCGGCCGAAGCATTGGACGGCCCGGCGCCCATCGCCCGTCTCGGGCGCGTTCAGTCCGATCAGACGCACGCTCTCCGATCGTCCCTGTGCCGTCTCGACGCGGATCGTGTCGCCGTCGATGACCCAGGTGACGGGTACGCTGCGGTCCCACGGCGTGAGGTGGGTGCGCAGGTCGAGCGGGATGGGTGAGGACTCGACGGCCGGGGCGCTCGAGCCGGGCGCGGCGGACGGGTTGGATGGGCCGGCCGCCGGGCGCGTGTCGAGACGGCAGCCGCCAGCGAGGACGGCCAGGGCGATCGTGGCGAAGACGACGGCCGTGGATGTTCGTCGCGGCGGTGATCGTTCCGGCCGTGTTCGTCGCGGCAGTGATCGGGCGGATGCGGAATTGGGGGGCATGGTAGGATTCGCTCCCGGCGCGGCGGATCGGCAGCTGATCATAGTTGGTGGGAGGGGTCGCCCATGAACGACAACCGCAACCGCCCGTCGCCCGAACACCGTTGGCCTCTGGTGGCCCTGGCGATCGCGCTCACGCTGATCGCCGCCGTTGCCCTCACCACCCGCGTTCGCCGTGTCGCCGCTCCGCCCGTGGATGCCGTTGCCACCGCCGCCGCCGAAGCCGCCGCGACGTTCGATGCGATCGCCGGCACGGCCGCGGCGCGGGCGTCGGCGGTGCGGCCCACAGTGACGGGCGGGGTGCCGGCGACGCCGTCGCTGTCGGCCGTGACGGCGGCGACGGCCACGGCGCTCGCCGCCACGGTGCCGGCCGGCGACGGGCTGCCGGCACTGCCGACCGTTGGGCCGCCGCCGGGGGTGCCGGCGGCAACCTTGGCCCGCCCCTGACGCGGCGTTACAATGCCGCTTCCCCCCGCCGCACCCGCCGGTGCGGCGGCCTCCATCGGCTGCCGTGCCCGAGTATGCACGCCGGCCTGTGATCGAGGCGATGCGCGTGGAAGCGGAATACGACGACGCGGCGAACGCACCCGACCCCGAGGCGGGCCGGCTCGGCCTCTGGACGCTCACAAAGGACGTTGTCCTCCATCCGGGCGCGGCGATGCGCCGTCTGGACGCCTACCCCGGGCGCCGGTGGTGGTTCCCGCTCGTCGTGCTGGCGGTGCTCGGGGTGGTCAATGCGCTCATTCTCACGCCGCGGATCACTGCCGCCGCGATGCAGAACATCGACTTCAGCCAGATGGCGGCGGCCGGCGTGGACGCGACCACGGTGACGCGGGCGGGAGGCTTCGCCGCGACGGCGATCGGCGTGATCGGTGCCGTGTTCGGCGCCGTCGTCGGAACGTTCCTCGTGGCGGCGATCCTGCACTTCATCGGCACGGTCTTCGGCGGCCAGCAGGCGTTCAACGCCGTCCTGACGACGACGAGCTGGGCGCGCATACCGCTGATCCTTCGCGCGCTCGTCCAGCTGGTGTGGTTCGGGACGCACGGCGCGGAGTACGACCTGAACATCGCCGGGCTCGCCGGCCTCGTCGCGAATGCGGAGAAGCCGACCGAGGCGGCGTCGAGCTACCTGGCGCCGCTGCTCGCGCGGATCGAGTTCTGGAACGTGTGGTACCTCGTCCTCCTCGTCATCGCCGTGCGCGCCACCAGCAAGGTCACGCGCGGCCGGGCGATCCTGATCGTCGGCGTCTACGTCGCCCTCGCCGTCGGCGCCGGCCTGATCGGCACGGCGCTCGGGCGGGCGATGGCCGGCTTCGGCGGGGGCTAGCGCGTCGATGTCGGCATCCACCGCCGAGACGCCCGTCCTCGCGCTGACCGACATCCGGCGCGACTTCCGGATGGGCCGGCTGCTGGTGCGCGCGCTGCGCGGTGTCACGATGGACGTCCTGCCCGGTGAGTTCCTCGTCGTCATGGGCCCCTCGGGTTGTGGCAAGAGCACGCTCCTCACGCTCATCGGCGGCCTTGACCGCCCGACGGCCGGCAGCATCGTCACGTCGGGCGACGAGGACATCACGCGCGGCGACGAGACGGCGCTGGCGGAGTACCGGCGGCGGTGGATCGGCTTCATCTTCCAGTCCTACAACCTGATCGCCACGATGACCGCCCGCCAGAACGTCGAGTTCCCGCTCGTCTTCGCCGGCGTCGGCCGCGCGGCGCGGCGTGAGCGGGCGGAGGCGCTCCTCACGCGCGTCGGGCTCGGGGACCGCATGACCCATCGGCCGATCGAGCTCTCCGGCGGCCAGCAGCAGCGCGTCGCCATTGCCCGCGCGCTGGCGAACGCGCCGGCCATCGTCCTGGGCGACGAGCCGACGGGCAACCTGGACACGCGCTCCGGCCAGGAGATCATGGACCTCCTGCTGGAGCTGAACCGCGCCGGCACGACGCTGATCGTCGTCACGCACGACGCGCGGCTGTGCGCGTACGCCCACCGCGTGGTGCGGATGGAGGACGGCGTCGTCCTCGGCGTCGACGCGGGCGGGCGGGCGGGGGAGGAGCGGGTGCGGGTGCGATCGGAGATGATGGTTGGCGAAGGAGGGCACCCACGAGGGGTGCCCCTGCAGGGGCCGATTCGTCGGCGACGTTTTACCACCACCGCGGAGGCATGACCGTGACCCCCCCCCGACAACGCTTCATCCTGGCGCGGCGGACGACGCTCGCCGTGGCGATCGGCCTCGCCGCCGTCCTCGGCGTGCTCGCGCTGCTGCCGAACGGCCGCGCCGTCGTGCGCGCCGCGCCCGGCGCGTCGTTCGCCCAGCAGCCGACGACGGCCACCGCAACCCTGGCGCCCACCGCCCGGCCCACCGCGCAACCGAGCGACACGCCGCGGCCGACGAACACGCGGCCGGGTCCGCCCCCGACGTGGACGCGGCCTCCGACGTCGACACCCGTGCCGAGCGCGACGGTCGAGCCGACGGAGACGACCCGGCCGAAGGCGGACATTCACCGGCCGCTCCTCGTGATCGAGAACATGCAGGTCGACCCGCGCCGGCCGTCGCCGGGCAGCACGTTCAAGCTCGAGGTCGATGTCGTGAACGCGGGCGACGCGCACGCGCACAACGTCCGGTTCAGCTGGTCGTCGGAGATCTTCCTGCCCGAGGGCGAGAGTACGCAGCACTTCGAGAAGGGGATTCCGGCGAACGACGAGCACGACTTCGACGCGCGGGCGCGCGTGGCGAGCACCGTCAAGGCCGGCACGTACCCGATCCAGGTCACGGTGAGCTGGGAGGACGGCGACGGCGCGGCGGACACGACGACGGCCAACCTGGCCGTCGAAGTCGGCGGGCAGTCGGCCGTGCGGCCGCTGCTGAGCGTGACGGCGTGGCGCGCGCCGGGCTGGGTCGTGCCGGGCATCGCGTTCGGCGTGGCGTTCGACATCGTGAACACGGGTGGGCGTGAGGCGCGCAACGTGCAGATCGTGCCGGCCGGCGGCTCGGTGGCGCTGGCATCGCAGGCGTCGGGCGGGGTGCTGAACATCGGCGGCGGCGGCTCGGCGACGCAGTCGCTGCGCCTGATCGCCGCTGCCTCGGCCGAGCAGCAGGCCGTGGCGCAGCCGATGGAGCTGCGCTACGACGACGAGGACGGCACGCGCTACACCGAGAGCCTCACGATCGGCTTCGGCGTCGTCGATCCGGATGCGGACCAGCCGCTGCCGATGATCGAGAGCTACCGCGTCCGCCCGGCGAACCCGGACATCGCCCGCACCGGCGCCGGCGATGCGACGACGCTCCACCCGGGTGAGGTGTTCTGGCTGGACCTTTCGATCTTGAACGTCGGGCGGCAAGCCGCTGTGCGCAGCTTCCTGGCCTTCGGCGGCGGTGCGGCGCCTTCGGCGGCCGACGGCGCCGGCAGCGCGGCCGGCGCGCCGTCGCTCGGCGTCTTCGCCCCGCTCGGCCGATCGAACCGCGTCTTCCTCGGCCGGATCGAGGCCGGCGGCGGCACGACGGTCACGCAGCGGATGGTGGCGGACGGCAGCGCCAAGCCGGGCGTGTACGCGCTGGACGTGGCGATGAGCTACGACGACGCCGAGGGCAAGACGCTGCAGTCCAGCGAGATCGTCACCCTCCTCCTCAGCCGGCCGGCACAGCTCCAGTTCTCGGCTGTGAACGTCATGACCTCGACCGTCGTCGGGCAGAGCGTTCCGTTTGCCGTCGAGATCATCAACGGCAGCGCGAACACGCTGAACGTGTCGCAGGTGACGGTCGAGGGGGACCGCTGGATGGGCGTCACGGGCGGCAGCCGCTACGTCGGCCCGCTGGACGACGGTGGCTCGGACGTCATCGAGGCCGTCCTCGATCCGAAGGCGCCCGGCACGGCGACGGTGACCGTCATCGTGGCGTACGTGGACGACTTCAACCAGACGCAGGAAGTGCGCGAGTCGTACGAGTTCGAGGTCGCCGAGGCGCCGCCCGAAGTCGAGGGCGCCGACGAGCCGCCGCCGCCGACGCGCAGCCTGTTCGCCCGCGTCCTGCGCGGCCTCTTCGGCCTCGGCGCCTCGCCGCCGGCGCCCGTGACGGCGCCGGCGATGGATGGTGCCATCGAGATCGGACCCGGCTCCGGCCGCGCGGCGCCCGGCGGTGGACAGGCGGAACCGGCCCAACCCATGCCGGCCGAGCCGGTGTCGCCGTGATCCGCCGGTAAGGCCGACCATGAGCCAGCGCGACCTCTTCGGGCTGATGTGGGCGAACCTGAAGCGCATGCGCGCCCGGGTGACGCTCACGGCGCTTGGCGTCGTCATCGGCACCGCGGCCGTCGTGCTGCTCATCTCGCTGGCGATCGGCCTCCAGACCTCGGCCGAGGCCCAGCTGGGCGGGTTCGGCGACCTGACGACGATCGAGGTCTTCGCCGGCGGCGGGATGATGTCGATCGGCCCGGGCATGACGGCCTCGTCGAGCGGCGGCACGGACGGGGTAAAGCTGGATCGGGCCGCGATCGAGGTGTTCCGCAAGATGGATCACGTCGTGGCCGTCTCCCCCAAGGGGAACCTGAGCGGCCAGATGCAGATCGAGTTCAACCGCGAGACGTACTTCCCGGGCGCCACCGGCCTCGAGTCGGACGTCGCGCCCAAGCTGGGCTGGCGGCTCGCGGCCGGGCGGGCGAGCATCGGCCGCGGGCAGATCGTCATCGGCCAGAAGGTGCTGGCGAACGACTTCGGGCCGATGTCGTTCGGGCCGCAGGGCGGCGGCAGCGCGTACGGGCCCACGCCGGCGCCGACGCCGCGGCCGGAGGATCTCGTCGGCAAGTCGCTGAACGCCGAGCTCGTGAAGTACGACGACGAGGGCACGGAGATCACCCGCCGCGAGCGGCTGCGCGTGGCGGGCGTGTTCGAGTCCAGCGGCGGCCAGGAGGACTACAGCCTCTACATGGGCCTCGACGACGTCGACACCTTCAACCGCTGGTTCACGACCGAGCGCCGCAGCGCCCGTGACGGCTACGACAACGTCGTCGTCAAGGTGGACGAGCGAACGGAGGTGCGCGACGTCCAGAAGGGGATCGAGGACCTCGGCTTCAGCACGTTCTCGGCGGCCCAGATCCTGGAGAGCATCAACCGCACGTTCATCATCATGCAGGTCGTGCTGGGCGGCATCGGCGCGATCGCGCTCCTCGTGGCGGCGTTCGGCATCGCCAACACGATGACGATGGCGATCTACGAGCGCACGCGCGAGATCGGCGTGATGAAGGCGATCGGCGCGACGAACCGCGACGTGCTGAAGGTCTTCCTGGCCGAGGCCGGGGCGATCGGGGCGATCGGCGGCGTGGCGGGGGTGACGCTGGCGCTGATCCTGGCCCAGATCATCGAGCTCTTCCTGCGTTCGATGATGGCCGCCAGCGCCGCGGCCAGCGGCGGGACGGGCGATCCGCTCAACCTCTTGATCACGCCCGTCTGGCTCGCGCTGTTCGCGATCGTCTTCGCGATCCTCGTCGGCCTGATGAGCGGCATCTACCCGGCGCTCCGGGCGGCCAACCTCCGGCCGGTCCAGGCGCTGCGGTCCGATTGAGGGCGGACGAAGAAAGATGACCCACGACTCGATGCCGCGCGACGCCACGTCGCCCAACCCGCCACCGCCCGACGACACGCCGATCCGTGTCCTCGTCGCCAAGCCCGGCCTGGACGGCCACGACCGTGGCGCCAAGGTCGTGGCGCGGGCGCTGCGGGACGCCGGGATGGAGGTGATCTACACCGGCATCCGCCAGACGGCCGAGATGATCGTCGAGGCGGCGCTGCAGGAGGATGTCGACGTCGTAGGCTTGTCGAGCCTCTCGGGCGCGCACATGACGCTCTTCCCACGCGTGATGGACGGTCTGCGAGCGCGCGGGCTCGGCCACATGATCGTCATCGCCGGCGGGATCATCCCGGCCGAGGACGTCGCCCCGCTGCACGCCGCCGGCATCGCCGCGATCTTCGGCCCCGGCACGTCGACGGAGGACATCGTGGCGTGGCTGCGGGCAGAGGTGCCGCGGCGGCGGGCGGAGCGGTGATCGACGGTGTGCTTGCCGGCGACCGCGCCGCCATCGCCCGCGCCCTGTCGGCCGTCGAGCGCGACCCGGCCGGGCCGCTCGCGGCGGCGCTCCATCGCCACGGCGGGCGGGCGCACGTCGTCGGCGTGACGGGCGTGCCGGGGGCGGGCAAGAGCACGCTCGTGGCGGCGCTCATCGGGGCATGGCGCGGGGCAGGGCGGACGGTGGGCGTGCTGGCCGTCGACCCATCCAGCCCGCTGTCCGGCGGGGCGATCCTGGGCGACCGGGTACGCATGGACGCCGGCCCGCTGGACGACGGCGTCTTCATCCGCTCGATGGCGAACCGCGGCGCGGCCGGCGGGCTGGCGCTGGCGGCGTCGGGCGCGGTGCGCGTGCTGGACGCGGCCGGGTACGATGTCGTCGTCGTCGAGACCGTCGGCGCCGGGCAGAGCGAGGTCGAGATCGCCGACGAGGCCCACACGACGGTCGTCGTCGTGCCGCCGGGCCTCGGCGACGGGGTGCAGGCGCTCAAGGCGGGCATCCTGGAAGTGGCCGACGTCTTCGCGCTGAACAAGGCCGACCTGCCGGGCGCCGACCGAGCCGCGGCCCAGATCGAGGCGATGCTCAAGCTGGGTCACACGCTCCGGGATCCGACATGGCAGCCCCCGGTCGTCCGCACCGTCGCGACGAGCGGCGACGGTGTCGTCGATCTCGTGGCCGCGATCGACGCCCACGCGGCGCACCTGCACGCGGGCGATGGCGCGGGCTGGCGCGCGCGGGAGCGGGCGCGGGCGTACGCGGAGCTGCGGCGCATGGTGATCGCGCGCTTCGCGGCCGACGTGTTCGGCGAGGGCGGGGCGCGGCCGGCGGCGATCGAGGCGGTGGTCGACGCACTGGTGGCGCGGGAGATCGATGTCGGGGGGGCGGCGGCGGCCGTGCTCGAGGCGCGACGCGATGGTTGAGGGGCGGTAACGGCGCGTTGCGGCGGCACGATGCCATCGTAGGGGTGCCCCTACGGTTCGGTCAATGCGAACGGTAAACGTGAACGTCGACGCGCTCGAAATGCGGCGGAATGGTGTTCATCACGCTGCCCGATGCCGCTTCGGACCGGAGCGAACCAGGAAAGGTCCTTCATGCGCCAGCGTGCTCGCACCATCGCGGTCCTCGCCATCCTCGTTGTCCTAGCCCTGGCAGCCTTCGGCCGGGCGGCACCGCCCGCGCCCGTGGCCTTGGCGCAATCCGCGACCCCGGCACAACCCGCCGACCTGGCGCAATCCGATGCCCAGCCGGACCTGTTCGACCAGACGATCGTCCGCGACTTCGCCGTTCAGTTCACGGATGCGGACTGGCAGCGGCGACTCGATCAGGCCGGGGAGTCGACGAACGTCCGCGCGGACGTGACCGTCGACGGGGTGACGTATCCGGGCGTCGGGTTGCGCTACAAGGGCCTCAGCTCGTCGCGCGTCCAGGGCCCGAAGAAGCCCTTCAACCTGACGTTCGATGCCTTCACGCCCGGCCAGCGGCTGTACGGATTCGACACCGTGAAC
This region includes:
- a CDS encoding ABC transporter ATP-binding protein produces the protein MSASTAETPVLALTDIRRDFRMGRLLVRALRGVTMDVLPGEFLVVMGPSGCGKSTLLTLIGGLDRPTAGSIVTSGDEDITRGDETALAEYRRRWIGFIFQSYNLIATMTARQNVEFPLVFAGVGRAARRERAEALLTRVGLGDRMTHRPIELSGGQQQRVAIARALANAPAIVLGDEPTGNLDTRSGQEIMDLLLELNRAGTTLIVVTHDARLCAYAHRVVRMEDGVVLGVDAGGRAGEERVRVRSEMMVGEGGHPRGVPLQGPIRRRRFTTTAEA
- a CDS encoding ABC transporter permease, whose protein sequence is MSQRDLFGLMWANLKRMRARVTLTALGVVIGTAAVVLLISLAIGLQTSAEAQLGGFGDLTTIEVFAGGGMMSIGPGMTASSSGGTDGVKLDRAAIEVFRKMDHVVAVSPKGNLSGQMQIEFNRETYFPGATGLESDVAPKLGWRLAAGRASIGRGQIVIGQKVLANDFGPMSFGPQGGGSAYGPTPAPTPRPEDLVGKSLNAELVKYDDEGTEITRRERLRVAGVFESSGGQEDYSLYMGLDDVDTFNRWFTTERRSARDGYDNVVVKVDERTEVRDVQKGIEDLGFSTFSAAQILESINRTFIIMQVVLGGIGAIALLVAAFGIANTMTMAIYERTREIGVMKAIGATNRDVLKVFLAEAGAIGAIGGVAGVTLALILAQIIELFLRSMMAASAAASGGTGDPLNLLITPVWLALFAIVFAILVGLMSGIYPALRAANLRPVQALRSD
- a CDS encoding thermonuclease family protein — its product is MPPNSASARSLPRRTRPERSPPRRTSTAVVFATIALAVLAGGCRLDTRPAAGPSNPSAAPGSSAPAVESSPIPLDLRTHLTPWDRSVPVTWVIDGDTIRVETAQGRSESVRLIGLNAPETGDGRRAVQCFGREATARLTELIGESEVWLAGDPTESERDRYGRLLAYAWLPDGTLLNQSLIAEGYANEATFDGPYVLRDTFRAAAAAARRADRGLWAPDTCDGDYDAPPQR
- a CDS encoding YIP1 family protein; the encoded protein is MEAEYDDAANAPDPEAGRLGLWTLTKDVVLHPGAAMRRLDAYPGRRWWFPLVVLAVLGVVNALILTPRITAAAMQNIDFSQMAAAGVDATTVTRAGGFAATAIGVIGAVFGAVVGTFLVAAILHFIGTVFGGQQAFNAVLTTTSWARIPLILRALVQLVWFGTHGAEYDLNIAGLAGLVANAEKPTEAASSYLAPLLARIEFWNVWYLVLLVIAVRATSKVTRGRAILIVGVYVALAVGAGLIGTALGRAMAGFGGG
- a CDS encoding cobalamin B12-binding domain-containing protein; translation: MPRDATSPNPPPPDDTPIRVLVAKPGLDGHDRGAKVVARALRDAGMEVIYTGIRQTAEMIVEAALQEDVDVVGLSSLSGAHMTLFPRVMDGLRARGLGHMIVIAGGIIPAEDVAPLHAAGIAAIFGPGTSTEDIVAWLRAEVPRRRAER
- the meaB gene encoding methylmalonyl Co-A mutase-associated GTPase MeaB translates to MAAGRGAAAAGGAVIDGVLAGDRAAIARALSAVERDPAGPLAAALHRHGGRAHVVGVTGVPGAGKSTLVAALIGAWRGAGRTVGVLAVDPSSPLSGGAILGDRVRMDAGPLDDGVFIRSMANRGAAGGLALAASGAVRVLDAAGYDVVVVETVGAGQSEVEIADEAHTTVVVVPPGLGDGVQALKAGILEVADVFALNKADLPGADRAAAQIEAMLKLGHTLRDPTWQPPVVRTVATSGDGVVDLVAAIDAHAAHLHAGDGAGWRARERARAYAELRRMVIARFAADVFGEGGARPAAIEAVVDALVAREIDVGGAAAAVLEARRDG